TAAATTTGTTTTAACTAATTTAAAATCAATAACCATGAAAAAATTAATTTTAGCAAGTGCATTTGCACTTCTTGGCATCACAAGTCTAAATGCCCAATCTAGCGGTTACCCTAAACTGGGTTTTCACTTAGGTCTTCCGGTAGGTGATGCCGGCGACTGGTACAGTTTTAATGTCGGCGTGGATGCGGCGTATCTTTGGACCGTTGCACCGAATTTCGACCTTGGTCTCGCAACTGGATATTCGCACTACCTTGTGAAATCAGATTATGACGATGTGATTGATGGTGCGGGATTGATCCCGATTGCTGCTACCGCTAAATACACGGTTGCGCCTAATTTCTTCCTGGGTGCAGATTTAGGCTACGGTCTGTTTACAAATGAAGGTGCAGATGGCGGTTTCTATTTCCAGCCAAAAATTGGGTACGAATCTGGAATGACCGAATTTTATCTGGCTTATAAAAGCGTAAGCAATAATGGCTCTATCGGTTCAATAAATGTCGGAATCAACTTTAAACTCTAAATTTTTATTTCCCCATAATAATGAAAAGTCCCGCTAATTTAGCGGGATTTCTCATGATTTTTATCATCTAGCCTGCTGTATCAAAACGGTGTACTTTTGCGGACTTAAAATTTAAATAAAATGAAAAAGTTAATGCTAGTTGGTGCCGTTGCACTTTTCGCTACGGCTAATGCACAAGAGTCTAATTCAACTGAAGGTTTCGCACAGGGAAGTACTTTCATTACAGGTGCTGTAGGTTACACTTCAGAGTCATTTATGGATGAAACTGTAAGCGGGTTTACTATTTCTCCAAGTGTTGGTTATTTTGTTTCTCCAAACATTGCAGTAGGTGCCAAATTGGGTTACACCAATACAAAAGAAGAAGAAGGTTCTTTCGAAGCTACTTCTGATATCTTTACTGCTGGTCTTTTCGGTAGATATTATTGGATGCCGCAATCTAAATTCTCCATCTTCGCAGAATTGGGTGCAGATTACAGAAACATTACTGCAGACAGCAATGTACCAAACTTTACCGAGTACAAAGCAAACGGTTTCGGTGTGCAGCTTGCTCCGGGTATGAACTATTTCTTAAACAGCAATTTCGCGCTTGAAGCTAAAACTGGTGTTCTTGGATACAGTTCAGACAAGCCAGATTACGATGGAGCTGAAGCTACCGAAAACTTCAATATTGGTTTGAACTTAAATGATATCACTTTAGGATTGGTTTACAAATTCTAATTCATTCATTTATAATACTGAATCCCGGATCGCAAGATCCGGGATTTTTTTTGCTTTGTGTTAGTTATTGATTTATATGTATTATGCCGGAATATAATGCCTATTTATGAATAAAGAACGTGTAAAAGTGTAAAATAGCATCTCTTTAGCCATTATTTAAGATTATTTTTCGTACTTTTAAAACACGTTACTTAATCTCAAACACATTTTGGTTATGAAAAACAAATTTATCCTTCTCTTGTGTTTTGTTGGGGCGATTGTATCTGCCCAGGTTGGAATTAACACAACCAGCCCTAATGCAACACTCGACGTAAATGGAAATGTGATGGTACGCACAGTGCCGCCAGCATCCGTTAGACCTTCGTATGATTTCATGGTTGTGAACCATGCAACACACGAAGTTCAGAAAATTTCAGGTAATCTGGTGGCTCCCAATGTGAACACCACAATGGCTAAGGCTGATGCCACTTCAGGTGTTTCACTCATAAACAGCAGCCTTTTTGCGGGATGGCAGAAAATAGACTTTACCGGTCCCATTGCAATTGATCCGGGTACCCATTTTAATTCTGCTACCGACCACTATATTGTTCCATCTTCGGGCGTGTACGTGGTGAATTATGAGTTCAGGTATGGTGACGGCATTTCGCTGAGCGTGGCAAATTTCAGCGGTACTCCTAAAATCGGCATCCTTCGGCACACGAGTACCGGTTATAATGTGCTCGACCAAAAGAATTTCAGCAGTGCAGGCATTCCGATGGTGGTTAATATTCTGATCAGCGAATCCAGTATCAATTCCATTTACCGCTTAACGGCTGGCGATATGCTCTCTTTTGAAGTGGATGATGGCGGTCTCGCGCTTGGATTGCTGAGCAGCAGCAGAGCGTCGTTCTCAGTCTATAAAATTTCGGATTAATCTGAAAATGAAAAGCTACAAAACAAAATCCCGAATCGCAAGATCCGGGATTTTTTTGGGATAGAGATACAAATGGAAACGCGCCAATTAAGACCGGCAATCTTCGACGTATTTAAAATAGTATTCTAATTATTCACTTTACTAGTGAATAATTAAATATGAGTCCTGGATTTGTTAATAACTGTTAAAATGACTATTTTTGTGACCTAAACAATTTAAAAAAATAATGAAAAAACTATTTTTGGTTGGTGCATTAGCACTTTTCTCCGCTGTAAATGCACAGCAAACAAAGTTTGGTATTAATGGCGGAATGTTGGCTGGTTTTGCAAATGCGAAAACACCTCTTGGCGATATGTCTGACAGCAGTGTCGGTTTTTATGCCGGATTTTTTGCAGAATTCAATGCAGGTAGTAACCTGAAAGTGCAGCCAGCTCTGAATTATTTAAATTTGGATGATGCAAGTGCGTTTCAGATTCCTGTGATGGTTAAGTATTATGTTTTACCGGCATTTAACCTTCAGGTTGGTCCTCAGTTTACGTTCGATTTAGAAGAAAATCCAATGCCTGATTACTATAATACATTAAATTTTGGTTTGGCATTAGGAACAGCCTACGACTTCTCTGAAAAATTATTTGCTGAAGCAAGATATTCTTTTCAGCTGAACAATCATCTTAAAAATGCGCCAAGCGGCACCTCAGTGCGGGCAAATTACTTAAATGTAGGTTTAGGATATAAATTCTAATCTTATGCAAGTCACAAACAAAATCCCGAATCGCAAGATCCGGGATTTTTTATTTTGAGTACAATCCGAATTTATTTTCCGAACGGGCTGCCACCCATTCCCGGAACTTTCGGCATTCCTTTGCTCATCATTTCCATCATCTGTTTTCCCTGAGGGCCCTGCATCATTTTCATCATTTTGCCCATCTGTTCAAACTGTTTCATCAGCGCATTCACATCTTCTATTTTGCGTCCCGCGCCGCGCGCAATGCGATTTTTACGCTGCGTATTAATAATCGAAGGTCTTCTTCTTTCATCCGGCGTCATCGAGTGGATGATCGCTTCAATATGTTTAAAGGCGTCATCCTGAATATCCACATCTTTAATGGCTTTTCCAACGCCCGGAATCATGCCCATCAAATCCTTCATGTTACCCATTTTCTTGATCTGATTGATTTGCTTTAAGAAGTCGTCGAAACCGAATTCGTTTTTGGCGATTTTCTTGTGAAGCTTTTTGGCTTCTTCCTCATCAAACTGCTCCTGAGCTCTTTCAACAAGCGAAACAACGTCACCCATTCCAAGAATTCGGTCGGCCATCCTTTCGGGATAGAAAACGTCAAGCGCTTCCATTTTTTCGCCGGTAGAGATAAATTTAATCGGTTTTTCAACAACGGAACGGATCGTTAAGGCAGCTCCACCACGCGTATCACCGTCTAATTTGGTAAGTACAACACCGTCGAAATTCAGTGCTTCATTAAAAGCTTTTGCCGTATTCACAGCATCCTGACCCGTCATCGAATCGACCACGAACAGGGTTTCATTTGGCTTAATAAAATAATGAACCGATTTTATTTCGTTCATCATTTGCTCATCAATCGCAAGGCGGCCTGCGGTATCCACAATTACAACATCGTGGTTGTTTTCTTTCGCAAACTTCACGGCGTTCTCCGCAATAGAGGAGGGATTTAAGGCGCCTTCTTCGGTATATACCGGAATTCCGGTTTGCTGTCCGAGTATTTTAAGCTGCTCAATCGCGGCCGGACGATAGACGTCGCATGCCACCAACAATGGTTTTTTGTTGCGTTTCTCCTTTAAATAATTGGCAAGTTTCCCCGAAAATGTGGTTTTACCCGATCCCTGTAGACCTGCAATAAGAATTACACTGGGTTTACCCGAAAGGTTGATACCTTCATGTGTTTTACCCATCAGATCTACCAGTTCGTCGTGAACAATCTTGGTCATAAGCTGACCCGGTGACAAGCTTGTGAGAACGTTTTGCCCTAAAGCTTTATCCTGAACTCTTTTGGTTAAATCTTTCGCAACTTTGTAGTTAACATCGGCATCCACCAGTGCACGGCGGATTTCCTTCACCGTTTCGGCAACGTTAATCTCAGTGATTTTTCCGCGGCCCGATATATTGTGGAGTGCTTTATCTAACTTATCCTGTAAACTGTTGAACATCGTTTTTTTATTTAAAGATTGGCAAAAATACGGAATTTAGCTGATATTTAAAATCTGAAATTTTAAAACCGGATGATAATCGTTAGATTTGCAAAAACTTAAGAATGCCGCGCACACCACAACATGAAGACGAAAAACCAGGCGATCCCCCAAAAGATTTTGGTCAGAGCAGCCTTCGGCAATACGGCCGATATTCTTCAATAGTTTTCCAGATGCTGGCAACCATGGGCCTTGGTTTTTGGGGTGGCAAAAAAAATCAATGATTATTTCGGGGTCGAGAGCAATCTGCTTACAATAGCGATCGGTTTTGCAGCGATGGGCCTCGCTTTCTACAGCCTAATTAAACAGTTAAACAAAATTCAGAAGAATGAAACTAAGCGCTAATAATTTGTATATCGTCCTCTATTTCGTGTTGTTTTTTGTGCATTTCGCGCTTTGGAAATATCTGAATGTCGGTTTCGAAGTTGTTTTTATCAGATACTATATTTTCCTCACACTGCTTTTCGTGCTCGCAATTACGGCGCTCACGGTGATCCGGAAGCAGGTTCCGCAGTATATCGGTTTTGGCTTTTTGGGCCTGGTGATGGTAAAGATGATGGCGCTTTTCATTGTGATGAATCAGCTTGAGTTAAGTACGGTGCCGAATTATAAGCTGCATTTTGCGATACCTTATTTGGTGTCTCTTGTTCTTGAAACCCTTTACGCAGTGAAACTTATTCAGATTGAAGAGCAGACGAGGGTTGAAAAAGATGAAAAAAATCAGTAACGCGGCTCTTTGAATTCTGATTATTTATCCTATTTTTGCAAAACTTTAAAAAGATATATTGTAATGCTTAAAAGAGTTATCCTTTTAGTTGGTTTTTTCGCTACATTTTCGGTCTCATTGGCGCAACACGCGACAGTGGCCGGAGAGGCACATGCCACTGAACATGTGTCCGATTCCGAAAAAGTGAAAGCGGAAAGCCAGGAGTTTATTCAGCACCACGTGAAGGACGCTCACAGCTTCGATATCATGGTAACCAAAGACGGACACCATATTGGGTTTCCGTTGCCGGTAATTTTCTATGATCAAGACAACGGGCTTCACACGATGATGAGTTCTGCCTTTAACCATGGTGAAAATACCGTGGAAAGCAAAGGGAGCCACTATAAACTTTTCCACGAAAAGATCTATAAAACAGATGCTTCCGGAACGATTCAGATGGATGATCACGGGCATGCAACAAATGCAAAAATGATCGATTTCTCGATTACCAAAAGTGTTTTTGCAATTTTGCTGGTATCCGTTCTGATGCTTCTTCTGTTTATTTCAATCGCAAGAAGCTATAAGAATTCTTTGGTGCCTTCAGGTGCAGGGAAAATCTTCGAGCCTTTAATTATTTTCATCCGCGACGATATCGCGAAGCCGAACATCGGTACGAACTACAAGAAATACATGGGCTTTTTGCTTACCGTATTTTTCTTCATCCTTTTTCTTAACGTATTGGGTCTGATGCCTTTCGGGATCAACGTTACCGGTAACATTGCCATCACGGCGGCTTTAGCGATCGTTACGTTTCTTATCGTTCAGTTCACCGCTAATAAAACATACTGGCAGCACATCTTCTGGATGCCGGGCTTGCCTTGGCCGATGAAAATTGTGATGATGCCGATTGAAATTATCGGGATGTTCATTAAACCTTTCGCGCTTTTGATACGTCTTTTCGCGAACATGACGGCAGGCCACATCGTTGTGATGTCGCTTATCGCAATGATTTATGTATTTAAAAACGTAATTGCGGGTATTGCATTCCCGTTCCTTACATTCGTTCTGTATCTGCTCGAAATTTTGGTTGCATTCTTACAGGCATATATCTTCACAATGCTTTCTGCGGTATATTTCGGTATGGCCAACGAAGAGCATCACCATGAGGAAGCTCACTAAGTAAGAGCAAAGGAAAAAGTAAAAAGTAAAAAGTAAAAAGGCTGATAGCCGGACAATCAAGAGAAACTAATTTTTTAAATTATATATTATGGAAATCCCTAAGTTAGTAGGAGCAGGTTTAGTAGTAATCGGAGCAGGTCTTGGTATCGGTAAAATCGGTGCTGCTGCTTTAGAAGGTATGGCTCGTCAGCCAGAGCAGGCAGGTAAACTGCAAACTGCGATGCTTATTGCTGCTGCACTTGTAGAAGGTCTTGCGTTCGCTGCATTGTTTGCAGTAAACTAAGAGCATTTAATAATTCACTTGCCGGGAACGGTTGGTTACGGCAGGTGAGTTTTATTTAAGAAAGAATTAGTACAAAAATTAAGAATAATATTTTATTATAACTCGTATGGGATTATTAGAAGACTTTTCATCAGGTTTGTTTATCATTCAGTCGGTAATCTTTCTGATCCTGCTTTTAGTTTTAAGAAAGCTTGCATGGAAACCGATTATGGATGCGGT
This window of the Flavobacteriaceae bacterium 3519-10 genome carries:
- a CDS encoding Signal recognition particle, subunit Ffh SRP54 — translated: MFNSLQDKLDKALHNISGRGKITEINVAETVKEIRRALVDADVNYKVAKDLTKRVQDKALGQNVLTSLSPGQLMTKIVHDELVDLMGKTHEGINLSGKPSVILIAGLQGSGKTTFSGKLANYLKEKRNKKPLLVACDVYRPAAIEQLKILGQQTGIPVYTEEGALNPSSIAENAVKFAKENNHDVVIVDTAGRLAIDEQMMNEIKSVHYFIKPNETLFVVDSMTGQDAVNTAKAFNEALNFDGVVLTKLDGDTRGGAALTIRSVVEKPIKFISTGEKMEALDVFYPERMADRILGMGDVVSLVERAQEQFDEEEAKKLHKKIAKNEFGFDDFLKQINQIKKMGNMKDLMGMIPGVGKAIKDVDIQDDAFKHIEAIIHSMTPDERRRPSIINTQRKNRIARGAGRKIEDVNALMKQFEQMGKMMKMMQGPQGKQMMEMMSKGMPKVPGMGGSPFGK
- a CDS encoding ATP synthase A chain translates to MNSDYLSYFCKTLKRYIVMLKRVILLVGFFATFSVSLAQHATVAGEAHATEHVSDSEKVKAESQEFIQHHVKDAHSFDIMVTKDGHHIGFPLPVIFYDQDNGLHTMMSSAFNHGENTVESKGSHYKLFHEKIYKTDASGTIQMDDHGHATNAKMIDFSITKSVFAILLVSVLMLLLFISIARSYKNSLVPSGAGKIFEPLIIFIRDDIAKPNIGTNYKKYMGFLLTVFFFILFLNVLGLMPFGINVTGNIAITAALAIVTFLIVQFTANKTYWQHIFWMPGLPWPMKIVMMPIEIIGMFIKPFALLIRLFANMTAGHIVVMSLIAMIYVFKNVIAGIAFPFLTFVLYLLEILVAFLQAYIFTMLSAVYFGMANEEHHHEEAH
- a CDS encoding ATP synthase C chain, which encodes MEIPKLVGAGLVVIGAGLGIGKIGAAALEGMARQPEQAGKLQTAMLIAAALVEGLAFAALFAVN